A single region of the Streptomyces caelestis genome encodes:
- a CDS encoding RNA-guided endonuclease InsQ/TnpB family protein: protein MTQQVKRAFKYRFYPTDEQAAELSRTFGCVRLVYNKALEGRTRAWYGEQRRVSYVQSSAALTEWKKTGELAFLTEVSSVPLQQALRHLQTAFGNFFAKRAKYPRYKSRKKSRASAEYTRSAFKWRDGQLTLAKMAGPLDIRWSRPLPEGAEPTTVTVSRDSADRWFVSLLCEDTISPAPATDAAIGLDAGITSLVTLSTGEKVANPKHERRDRARLAKAQRELSRKAKGSANREKARRKVAKVHARIADRRRDFLHKLSTRLVRENQTVVIEDLTVRNLLKNGRLARAISDAAWTDLRMMLEYKCAWYGRELVVIDRWFPSSKLCGTCGTVAAKMPLNVREWTCECGTVHDRDVNAARNILAAGLAASACGDGVRPQRESSRTGRSSVKQETQRATAGIPRL, encoded by the coding sequence ATGACGCAGCAGGTCAAGCGGGCGTTCAAGTACCGCTTTTACCCTACGGACGAGCAGGCAGCTGAGCTGTCGCGCACGTTCGGCTGCGTCCGCCTCGTGTACAACAAGGCGCTGGAGGGGCGCACACGGGCCTGGTACGGCGAGCAGCGCCGCGTCTCCTACGTGCAGTCGTCCGCCGCGCTCACGGAGTGGAAGAAGACCGGGGAACTCGCCTTCCTGACGGAGGTATCGTCGGTCCCGCTCCAACAGGCGCTGCGCCACCTTCAGACGGCATTCGGGAACTTCTTCGCCAAGCGCGCAAAGTACCCGCGCTACAAGTCGCGGAAGAAGTCCCGGGCGTCGGCCGAGTACACCCGCAGCGCCTTCAAGTGGCGCGACGGACAGCTCACGCTCGCGAAGATGGCGGGGCCCTTGGACATACGCTGGTCGCGTCCGCTGCCCGAGGGCGCGGAGCCGACCACGGTGACCGTGTCCCGCGACAGCGCGGACCGTTGGTTCGTGTCCCTGCTGTGCGAGGACACCATCAGCCCGGCCCCCGCAACCGACGCGGCTATCGGCCTGGACGCCGGTATCACCTCCCTCGTGACCCTGTCCACCGGGGAAAAGGTAGCCAACCCCAAGCATGAACGCCGCGACCGTGCCCGCCTTGCCAAGGCGCAGCGGGAGTTGTCCCGCAAGGCGAAGGGGTCGGCGAACCGGGAGAAGGCCCGGCGTAAGGTCGCCAAGGTCCACGCGCGGATCGCCGACCGGCGCCGCGACTTCCTCCACAAGCTGTCGACTCGACTCGTCCGTGAGAACCAAACGGTCGTGATCGAGGACCTCACCGTCCGTAACCTGCTGAAGAACGGGCGCCTCGCGCGCGCCATCTCGGACGCGGCATGGACGGACCTCCGCATGATGCTGGAGTACAAGTGCGCCTGGTACGGGCGCGAACTCGTGGTGATCGACCGCTGGTTCCCCAGCTCGAAGCTGTGCGGGACCTGCGGCACGGTCGCGGCGAAGATGCCGCTGAACGTCCGCGAGTGGACGTGCGAATGCGGCACCGTACATGACCGCGACGTGAACGCGGCACGCAACATCCTGGCCGCCGGGCTGGCGGCGTCTGCCTGTGGAGACGGTGTAAGACCTCAACGGGAGTCCTCCCGGACGGGGCGGTCGTCGGTGAAGCAGGAAACCCAGCGGGCGACCGCTGGAATCCCCCGCCTTTAG
- a CDS encoding IclR family transcriptional regulator, which produces MSAGETGGGAQVKSAVRTVELLEYFAGRPGMHSLAAVQEAVGYPKSSLYMLLRTLVELGWVETDATGTRYGIGVRALLVGTSYIDGDEVVAAARPTLDRLSDDTTETIHLARLDGTNVVYLATRQSQHYLRPFTRVGRRLPAHSTSLGKALLSTYSDEQVRKMLPETLPALTENTITDREKLIEELHQVREQGFAVDREENTLGLRCFGVAIPYRTPARDAISCSVPVARLTPAHEQLVKDALFDARDRLTLATRRL; this is translated from the coding sequence ATGTCGGCTGGCGAGACGGGCGGCGGGGCGCAGGTCAAGTCCGCGGTAAGAACGGTTGAACTGCTCGAATACTTCGCCGGGCGTCCCGGTATGCACTCCCTCGCGGCGGTCCAGGAGGCCGTCGGCTACCCCAAGTCCAGCCTCTACATGCTACTCCGCACGCTCGTCGAGCTGGGCTGGGTGGAGACGGACGCGACGGGCACGCGGTACGGCATCGGGGTGCGGGCCCTGCTGGTCGGCACCTCCTACATCGACGGCGACGAGGTCGTGGCGGCGGCCCGGCCCACGCTGGACCGGCTCTCGGACGACACGACCGAGACGATCCACCTGGCCCGCCTCGACGGCACGAACGTCGTCTACCTCGCCACCCGCCAGTCGCAGCACTACCTGCGTCCCTTCACCCGGGTCGGCCGCCGCCTGCCCGCGCACTCCACGTCCCTCGGCAAGGCGCTGCTGAGCACCTACTCGGACGAGCAGGTCCGCAAGATGCTCCCGGAGACGCTGCCCGCGCTGACCGAGAACACGATCACCGACCGCGAGAAGCTCATCGAGGAACTGCACCAGGTCCGGGAGCAGGGCTTCGCCGTGGACCGCGAGGAGAACACGCTGGGGCTGCGCTGCTTCGGCGTGGCCATCCCGTACCGCACGCCGGCGCGGGACGCGATCAGCTGCTCGGTGCCGGTGGCGCGGCTCACGCCGGCGCACGAACAGCTGGTGAAGGACGCGCTGTTCGACGCGCGGGACCGGCTGACACTGGCCACCCGTAGGCTCTGA
- a CDS encoding GNAT family N-acetyltransferase, producing the protein MNVELRQVHDSDLPVFFRQMNDPEALHMAAFTPGEPADRDAFDAHWSRIRSSDAVVRTVLADGDVIGSAAVYGEPGEREVTYWVDRAYWGKGIATAALRALLTEVPERPLYARAASDNAGSLRVLEKCGFRAVATASGFANARGAEIAETVLILEG; encoded by the coding sequence ATGAACGTCGAGCTGCGCCAGGTCCACGACAGCGATCTGCCGGTCTTCTTCCGGCAGATGAACGACCCCGAGGCTCTCCACATGGCGGCCTTCACTCCCGGGGAACCGGCCGACCGGGACGCCTTCGACGCCCACTGGAGCCGCATCCGGTCCTCCGACGCCGTGGTCCGCACGGTGCTGGCCGACGGCGACGTGATCGGCAGCGCGGCGGTGTACGGGGAGCCGGGCGAACGCGAGGTGACGTACTGGGTCGACCGCGCGTACTGGGGGAAGGGCATCGCCACGGCGGCCCTGCGGGCGCTGTTGACGGAGGTGCCCGAGCGGCCCTTGTACGCCCGGGCGGCGTCGGACAACGCGGGCTCACTGCGCGTCCTGGAGAAGTGCGGCTTCCGTGCCGTCGCCACGGCCAGCGGGTTCGCCAACGCGCGGGGCGCCGAGATCGCGGAGACGGTCCTGATCCTGGAGGGATGA
- a CDS encoding sensor histidine kinase: MRQAARSLFGRRARLRWVHLILGGALAMPYVLVGSVIIGPAAGSTNVFASFPLQLASFGVGLPLAAVTSLFPLTRPLEAAAVRWLCGVDADRLAFGPARTRGEKGRTAGWFTLHLGFGGIIAGMSLAVPPFATMLILLPVFAGLGDTGLGLPEVFDHAWALGLAPVAGAAMLVALAGCAAGSGVLLARWAPALLGPSPEGRLAAAEARAADLAVRNRLARELHDSVGHALSAVTLQASAARRVLDSDPEFVREALAAIEDTTRRTVGELDAVLGVLREGDAPGTAPAPTLAADLDGLLSRTRAGGARVSATVDADPEAMAPLLSREAYRIVQEGLSNALKHAGERVAVDVRIAEADGHLEITVENPVTRPATANGPAPSRPGGGHGLRGIADRVRLLGGIVTAGPAAGSSGPARETWRLHVRLPLTSSPA, translated from the coding sequence GTGAGACAGGCCGCCCGGTCCCTGTTCGGCCGGCGGGCCCGGCTGCGCTGGGTGCATCTGATCCTCGGCGGCGCGCTCGCCATGCCGTACGTCCTGGTCGGCTCGGTGATCATCGGTCCGGCCGCCGGCAGCACGAACGTCTTCGCATCCTTTCCGCTCCAGCTCGCCTCCTTCGGCGTGGGGCTGCCGCTCGCCGCCGTCACGTCCCTGTTCCCGCTGACCCGGCCGCTGGAGGCCGCCGCCGTGCGCTGGCTGTGCGGTGTCGACGCGGACCGGCTCGCCTTCGGACCGGCCCGGACGCGGGGCGAGAAGGGCCGTACGGCGGGGTGGTTCACGCTGCACCTCGGGTTCGGCGGGATCATCGCCGGGATGTCGCTGGCCGTGCCGCCGTTCGCCACCATGCTGATCCTGCTGCCGGTCTTCGCGGGACTGGGCGACACCGGGCTCGGGCTGCCCGAAGTCTTCGACCACGCCTGGGCGTTGGGGCTCGCTCCGGTCGCGGGCGCGGCGATGCTCGTCGCCCTCGCCGGCTGCGCGGCCGGCAGCGGTGTGCTGCTGGCCCGCTGGGCGCCCGCGCTGCTCGGTCCGTCTCCCGAGGGCCGGCTCGCGGCCGCCGAGGCACGCGCCGCCGACCTGGCCGTACGCAACCGGCTGGCGCGGGAGCTGCACGACTCCGTGGGCCACGCGCTGAGCGCCGTCACCCTCCAGGCGAGCGCGGCGCGGCGCGTCCTCGACTCCGACCCGGAGTTCGTCCGCGAGGCCCTCGCCGCGATCGAGGACACGACCCGGCGCACCGTCGGCGAACTCGACGCCGTGCTGGGCGTGTTGCGTGAGGGCGACGCCCCCGGCACGGCCCCGGCGCCGACCCTCGCGGCCGACCTCGACGGGCTGCTGTCCCGGACCCGTGCGGGCGGGGCCCGCGTGTCCGCCACGGTCGACGCCGACCCCGAGGCCATGGCCCCGCTGCTGTCCCGTGAGGCCTACCGCATCGTGCAGGAAGGGCTGAGCAACGCCCTCAAGCACGCCGGTGAGCGGGTCGCCGTGGACGTGCGGATCGCGGAGGCGGACGGGCATCTGGAGATCACCGTGGAGAATCCGGTGACCCGGCCCGCGACGGCCAACGGCCCCGCGCCCTCCCGCCCCGGCGGCGGCCACGGGCTGCGCGGCATCGCGGACCGGGTCAGGCTGCTGGGCGGGATTGTGACGGCCGGGCCGGCCGCCGGATCGTCCGGACCGGCCCGGGAGACCTGGCGGCTGCACGTACGTCTGCCGTTGACTTCCTCCCCCGCCTAA